The following coding sequences are from one Paracoccus alcaliphilus window:
- a CDS encoding multidrug effflux MFS transporter: MTSPEIPSRRSAPHLLTLVALTGIAALSMNVFLPSLPGMARDFGVDYAVMQLSVSAYIGATAVLQLLAGPISDRLGRRPVVLAGLAIFLLATVGTLLAQDATTFLIFRMVQAAIGTCMLVPRAVIRDLYDGDRAASMLGYVTMGMSVIPMLAPVVGGILDEAFGWRANFAMMGVLGVIVAVVAWRDMGETVRDGGISLRVQMQNYPVLARSVRFWGYCGAATLASGSFFAYLGGAPFVGEYVFHLSPAQVGYYFALPSIGYLLGNAISGRKAAQLGMNRMILMGATLCVVALSAALLADLADIVNPFIFFGSIAVMGIGNGMVLPSANAGMMSVRPQLAGTASGLGGALTIAGGAAMAALAGAMLKPGAGATPLLIIMALSATGSVASILWVMRREAALRRSG; this comes from the coding sequence ATGACGTCACCTGAAATCCCTTCCCGCAGATCCGCGCCCCATCTGCTGACGCTGGTCGCGCTGACCGGAATCGCGGCGCTGTCGATGAACGTGTTCCTGCCGTCCCTGCCGGGCATGGCGCGCGATTTCGGCGTCGATTACGCGGTGATGCAGCTGTCGGTCTCGGCCTATATCGGGGCGACGGCGGTGCTGCAATTGCTGGCCGGGCCGATCAGCGACCGGCTGGGGCGGCGGCCGGTGGTGCTGGCGGGGCTGGCGATCTTTCTGCTGGCCACCGTGGGCACGCTGCTGGCGCAAGACGCGACCACATTCCTGATCTTCCGCATGGTGCAGGCCGCCATCGGCACCTGCATGCTGGTGCCGCGCGCGGTGATCCGCGACCTTTACGACGGCGATCGGGCGGCCTCGATGCTGGGCTATGTCACCATGGGCATGTCGGTGATCCCGATGCTGGCCCCGGTGGTGGGCGGCATTCTGGACGAGGCCTTCGGCTGGCGGGCGAATTTCGCCATGATGGGCGTGCTGGGCGTGATCGTTGCCGTGGTCGCATGGCGCGACATGGGCGAGACGGTGCGCGACGGCGGCATTTCCCTGCGCGTGCAGATGCAGAACTATCCGGTGCTGGCGCGCTCGGTCCGGTTCTGGGGCTATTGCGGGGCGGCGACGCTGGCCTCGGGATCGTTCTTCGCCTATCTGGGCGGCGCGCCTTTCGTGGGCGAATATGTGTTTCACCTGTCCCCGGCGCAGGTCGGCTATTATTTTGCCCTGCCCTCGATCGGCTATCTGCTGGGCAATGCGATATCGGGGCGCAAGGCGGCGCAGCTGGGCATGAACCGGATGATCCTGATGGGCGCAACCCTTTGCGTCGTCGCCCTGTCGGCGGCGCTGCTGGCGGATCTGGCCGATATCGTCAATCCGTTCATCTTCTTCGGCTCTATTGCGGTCATGGGGATCGGCAATGGCATGGTGCTGCCCAGTGCCAATGCCGGCATGATGAGCGTGCGCCCGCAACTGGCCGGAACCGCCAGCGGTCTGGGCGGCGCGCTGACCATCGCGGGCGGCGCGGCAATGGCGGCACTGGCGGGTGCGATGCTGAAACCGGGCGCGGGCGCCACGCCGCTGCTGATCATCATGGCCCTGTCGGCGACGGGCTCGGTCGCCTCGATCCTGTGGGTCATGCGCCGAGAGGCCGCGCTGCGCAGAAGCGGCTGA